One part of the Borreliella afzelii genome encodes these proteins:
- the flaA gene encoding flagellar filament outer layer protein FlaA codes for MKRKAKSILFFLLSTALFAQETDGLTEGSKRAEPGELVLDFAELARDPSSTKLDLTNYVDYVYSGASGIVKPEDMVVDLGISNWSVLLTPSARLQAYVKNSVVAPALVKSESKRYAGDTILGVRVLFPSYSQSSAMIMPPFKIPFYSGESGNQFLGKGLIDNIKTMKEIKVSVYSLGYEVDLEVLFEDMNGMEYAYSLGTLKFKGWADLIWSNPNYIPNISARIIKDDVPNYPLASSKMRFKAFRVSKSHSSKEQNFIFYVKDLRVLYDKLSVSIDSDIDSESVFKVYETSGAESLRKLKAHETFKRVLKLREKISMPEGSFQNFIEKVESDKPEESSSEN; via the coding sequence ATGAAGAGGAAAGCGAAAAGTATTTTATTTTTTTTATTATCCACTGCTCTTTTTGCTCAAGAGACTGATGGATTAACAGAGGGCTCTAAAAGGGCAGAGCCTGGAGAATTGGTTTTAGATTTTGCTGAACTTGCAAGAGATCCAAGTTCAACTAAACTTGATCTTACAAATTATGTTGATTATGTTTATTCAGGTGCTTCTGGGATTGTTAAGCCGGAAGATATGGTTGTAGATCTTGGAATAAGTAATTGGAGTGTTTTACTTACTCCTTCTGCAAGGTTGCAAGCTTATGTTAAAAATTCAGTTGTTGCGCCTGCTCTTGTTAAGAGCGAATCCAAAAGGTATGCAGGTGATACTATTTTAGGAGTAAGAGTTTTATTTCCAAGCTATTCTCAATCATCTGCTATGATTATGCCACCATTTAAAATTCCTTTTTATTCAGGGGAAAGTGGAAATCAATTTTTAGGCAAAGGTCTTATTGATAACATTAAAACCATGAAAGAGATCAAAGTATCAGTTTATAGTTTAGGGTATGAGGTAGATCTTGAAGTTTTATTTGAAGATATGAATGGTATGGAGTATGCTTATTCTTTAGGGACTTTAAAGTTTAAGGGGTGGGCTGATTTGATTTGGTCAAATCCTAACTATATTCCTAATATATCAGCTAGAATAATTAAAGACGATGTTCCCAATTATCCTCTTGCTTCAAGTAAAATGAGATTTAAGGCTTTTAGAGTTTCAAAATCTCATAGTTCAAAAGAGCAAAATTTTATCTTTTATGTGAAAGATTTGAGAGTTCTTTATGACAAGCTAAGCGTTTCAATAGATTCTGATATTGATAGTGAGTCTGTATTTAAAGTTTATGAAACTAGTGGAGCTGAATCCCTTCGCAAATTAAAGGCACACGAGACTTTCAAAAGAGTTTTAAAGCTTCGAGAAAAAATTT
- a CDS encoding GerMN domain-containing protein, with product MKNNISDIFFKYNAMIYKFFNLKKEYIFRLLLGALAASFLFSICMVFLNYDNLFSRKVFYFYSSKGFIVNLRYLRDEKNLKDNLDLLVKDFLLGSNEGLSFGFLLSDVRFLYSFLKNGIYYINLSKEFYDSFNNGDYNESYESFDVKVNLFATALIKTIRFNHPSRVKKLVILVEGCMLKEQN from the coding sequence ATGAAAAATAATATTTCGGATATATTTTTTAAGTATAATGCGATGATTTATAAATTTTTTAATTTGAAAAAAGAGTATATTTTTAGGTTGCTTTTAGGGGCTTTGGCAGCAAGCTTTTTGTTTTCTATTTGTATGGTTTTTTTAAATTATGACAATCTTTTTTCAAGAAAGGTTTTTTATTTTTACTCTAGCAAGGGGTTTATCGTTAATTTAAGGTATTTAAGAGATGAAAAAAATTTGAAAGATAATTTAGATCTTTTAGTAAAAGATTTCCTTTTAGGGAGCAATGAAGGGTTGTCTTTTGGGTTTTTATTAAGCGATGTAAGATTTTTGTATTCTTTTTTAAAAAATGGAATTTATTACATAAATCTTTCAAAGGAATTTTATGATTCTTTTAATAACGGTGATTATAATGAATCTTATGAATCTTTTGATGTTAAGGTTAATCTTTTTGCTACGGCTTTAATAAAAACAATACGTTTTAACCATCCTAGTAGGGTAAAAAAGCTTGTTATTCTTGTTGAAGGGTGTATGCTAAAGGAGCAAAATTGA
- a CDS encoding N-acetylmuramoyl-L-alanine amidase, translating to MIDLFLFSYLSLYSNTSDYLNVLDFFDANVFKFDFNIENDVFTIENDKGYLKFRVGFEYALTSSGYYMFVDPIIDIRGEILISQKVLKQIENYFSSLKSYNKPRITSIIIDPGHGGHDAGAVVTLKINGYDVVLQEKDFALTYSIYLSKILSNYFVNKNILLTRINDVFLTLKERSEFANAIKPNFPNNVIFLSIHANDAPNNEARGVEFWYLPEDSKREVIKDFKGYDIKGNRYLSELNDILDIKYKYESKRLAEILYKVFKSELSETNIRPIREEQWFVIKNSSMPAVLIEMGFLSNILDAKLILDYNYMSKFNILILKSLMEFINFYEK from the coding sequence TTGATTGATTTGTTTTTGTTTTCATATTTAAGCTTATATTCTAATACTTCTGATTACTTAAATGTTCTTGATTTTTTTGATGCTAATGTTTTTAAGTTTGATTTTAACATTGAAAATGATGTTTTTACAATTGAAAATGATAAAGGATATTTGAAGTTTAGGGTAGGTTTTGAATATGCTCTGACATCTTCTGGTTATTATATGTTTGTAGATCCAATTATTGACATTCGTGGAGAAATTTTAATAAGCCAAAAGGTATTAAAACAAATTGAAAATTATTTCAGTTCTCTTAAAAGTTATAATAAACCCAGAATCACTTCGATAATCATTGATCCTGGACATGGTGGTCATGATGCTGGTGCGGTTGTGACTTTAAAGATAAATGGTTACGATGTTGTGCTTCAAGAAAAAGATTTTGCATTAACTTATTCTATATATTTGTCTAAAATTTTAAGTAATTATTTTGTAAATAAAAATATTTTGCTAACTCGTATAAATGACGTTTTTTTAACTTTAAAAGAGCGATCGGAATTTGCAAATGCAATAAAGCCAAATTTTCCAAATAATGTTATATTTTTATCCATACATGCTAATGATGCTCCAAATAATGAAGCTAGAGGGGTTGAGTTTTGGTATCTTCCTGAAGATTCGAAAAGAGAGGTTATTAAAGATTTTAAGGGGTATGATATTAAAGGTAATAGATACTTAAGCGAGCTTAATGATATACTAGATATTAAATATAAATATGAATCGAAAAGATTGGCTGAAATTTTGTATAAAGTATTTAAAAGTGAGTTAAGTGAAACTAATATTAGGCCAATTAGAGAAGAACAATGGTTTGTAATAAAAAATAGCAGTATGCCTGCTGTATTGATTGAAATGGGGTTTTTGTCCAATATTTTAGATGCTAAATTGATTTTGGATTATAATTACATGAGCAAGTTTAATATCCTAATACTTAAATCTTTGATGGAATTTATAAATTTTTATGAAAAATAA
- a CDS encoding DUF192 domain-containing protein, translated as MEKILKRFLCLVLSMSFLSFADHFYDKKVVINRVKFFVKIAANEFDRAKGYMGTEKVEYGNGMLFVFKKEQNLSFWMENTPLPLEIAYIDANGIIKEIYDLEPYSRASVNSFYKVKYALELPRGSFSKFQIKIGDKVHFCFDINSLSVE; from the coding sequence TTGGAAAAAATTTTAAAACGTTTTTTATGTTTAGTTTTGTCGATGTCTTTTTTATCTTTTGCCGATCATTTTTATGATAAAAAAGTTGTAATAAACAGGGTCAAGTTTTTTGTAAAAATAGCAGCTAATGAATTTGATAGGGCAAAAGGTTATATGGGCACTGAAAAAGTTGAATATGGAAATGGAATGCTTTTTGTTTTTAAAAAAGAACAAAATTTATCTTTTTGGATGGAAAATACACCTTTACCCCTTGAAATAGCCTACATTGATGCAAATGGAATTATTAAAGAGATTTATGATTTAGAACCATACTCTAGGGCAAGTGTTAATTCTTTTTATAAAGTAAAGTATGCTCTTGAGCTTCCAAGAGGCTCATTTTCTAAATTTCAAATAAAAATAGGTGATAAAGTGCATTTTTGCTTTGATATTAATTCTTTATCAGTAGAATGA